ATGCTTGCTTTCACTGATGCCCCGCATTCCCACATAAGTCCATTTCCATCTATGAACATTTTTACCCAAACTATCTCCTCTCAACTCAAACAACTCCAACATCTATTTCATTGATAAATTTGGTAATGAATTTCTAAGGAGAACTTTTGGAGGCCTATCTTATTAATACAACATTTAATACATCAAATTCTAACATTAAGGGTATTTACAATGTGTTTCACAGTCACCTGAAACACAGTCCACACCCGACAAACTGATGATAGCCTGTCCCATCGTGATGCATCACCTGGCTGACAGATGTCTTCACCAATAATAATATAATAACTGACCCAAGTTATCAAGGCCCAGTTTACAATCTTTCTTGGAAAATCTGGAAGATCCTCAACTGTTTGAAGACGTAGCCTCTTAGGCTTCAAGTGTAACATGAAGAACAACATAAATCAGACCATTGTTCATGAAgatcataagatgtaggagcggAAACACGCCATCTGGCTATGAAGCCCATTCTGCTGTTTAATGAAATCATGGCTAACCTGATCATTCCCCCACTCCACCTTTCTGTTTCATCCCCATAAGCCTACATTCCCTTATTGATTAGCAATATgcatatacttaatgacccagccttgaaAGCCTTCCACAGTAATAAATTGATAGATTCACCACAGTCAAGAAAAGATCCTCTCTTAAGTGGCAACTctttactctgagattatacCTACTGGTCTCAGAGTCTCCTACAAAGGGGGAAAACCTCATAACATCTACCCTATCAAGCCCCCGAAGAATCTTATATGGTTAAATAatgtctcctctcattcttctaaactccaatgagtacaagtcCAACCTCCTCAACCTTTTCTCAAGAGATACCAGAGATAAACTTCATGAACGTTCTCCAGAtcgcctccaatgccagtacatctttcctgaagtaaagagaccaaaattgttcacaatattTCAGTGGTCTATTACCTTGAATAGTTCTCACAAATCCTCCATATTATTACATTTAagttcctttgaaataaaagctaaCATTCCATTTGACTTTCTGATTACCTGCTAAAATTAGATGCTAGCCTTTTATGAGTTTTGCACTAGGAATGTGTGGCGTTTGACGGTCTTTCTCTTTTTAAATAATACTCAACTCTTCTATCCTGCCTgtaaatgcataacctcacatacACCTCAAATGTTTGTGACAATGCAGTCaatttaaaaaggttattttgtcctgggttgttttttgaagagaggttgtaaaggcagaggtgacaaACTGGCTACTGGAGATAGCCTAAGTAAATACCTTAGGAGGTCTTTAGGTTTATTTTCGGAAAGTTGGAACAATGGAAACAGCTGGAATGGGACTGGCCAGTTCTCACAAAAGGGCTTTCTAGTGTTTGTTTTAGTTTTAGCAGTCAGAAGCTGTTTGGGGTCTTGGAAAGAtagaagcttcagtgaatgattCTTAGCTGCTattttctctgaaatctctcttgcttttccctcCTGGATtgcagaattgcatgtaataatctgtgtctgaatttacttttttgcaaagggctgtgtaTATGGAATGTTACtgaattggaacagttaattagtaatgggttagtAATTAGTAATCTATTGTTCAATTAAATTTTCCATGAgctatgttattctaaattcttctttctgtttgcattttatctatagtgtttaaataaatagtATTTTGCTTAACATcaaatagtttgaccagtcacattatATCTGGAACATGCACCTTTAAATCTACCTTTAAAtcaagaaaaagttagggtctaggctaccttcttaaaatattttgatggggtctggcctggtccataatataGTCATTCCATCTATTTAGCCCATTCAATTACCTAATCTATACCCCTCCTTCTGTCATCCTAAATATTTGCCTTCCTATTTATTTTTGGATCATCGACAAACATTACAACTTGGAGTAGGAGTCAGCAATGCAGCCCCCTGAGCCTATTTCACCCATTCAGGGAATTTAGTCACCGAGCCATTCACATTCCCTCAGCAGAACTTCTTTCTATCCATATTGTTAATACTGACATGGACCATGACAATGGGATCTTTTCCTTCCCACTCAAAGTTCCACTGTGGCCAAGATGCAATATCCTGAACCCAGGCATCAAGCAGGCATCACCACCTGGCCACAGAGAAGAGTGTCTATTCCCATGATTATATTATCCCCCATTACAAGTACATTTCTCCTAACtctccccccaaacccccacttTTGAATGTGCCACAGTGCTAGAGTCAGttttctcatcctccctgtagTTCCCACTCTTGTCCTCACAGGGAGAAGACTCCCAGACCTGTTGGACAAAAACAAGGGCTGAGGCTCGTGCAGCACTACCCCCTGGATCTGTCTACTTGATCTGCTCAAATGTGGCATGATCTGCTCAAATAGAATCTGTATTGCAATTAATTGTAGCCCCAACACTGATTCCTGCGGCAATCCAATTCTTCTTGTTTGGCAGTTCCTCAGGATCAAGCATGATTTGCAGAGGCTGCAGGGAAGCAGGGTTCTCTGGTGGCTGACTAGTCTAGTCTTGGAGCTGCAGACATTCCAACAAGAGGGGAAGCTGGTGTTTGAAGAgttggatgggggggggggtcgcTCAGGATTCTGTGAACCCTTTCCACTGCTTGTGTTTGACCTCCACATGGTGACACTTGAAGTGGCTGGCACATTCGCAGATGTTTCTTTTCCAGATTGTGCATTCTAGCTCAAGTGATTCAGTGAGGATGAGTCACTTGCTGAAGGGGGTTTTCAGGATATCATTGAGGCATTTCTTCTGTTCTCCTAGTGATCAGTTCCCATCGCAAAACTCAGTGTATAGCACTTATTTAGGGAGTCTGTTTCGGGCATGCAGACAATGTGGCCTGCCCATTTCAGCTTGTCCAGTGCCTCGATGTTGGGATTAGCAAGCTGGGAGAGGACAGtcacattcatgtacctatcctcCTAGTGGATTTGCAAGATTTTGCAAAGGCAGCACTGGTGACATTTGTCCAGAGATCGGAGATGTCTACGCTACATCATTCATGTTTCTGAAGCATACGAGGAGGGTGAAGTCCATGGCTGCTGTGTAGAACATGACTTTTGGACTAGATTTGAGGTCTCGGACTTTGAACTCCCTGTTCCTCTTGGCATTTGAAGGCTGCACTGACACACTGGAGTCAATGTTGTATTTCATCATCAAAGCTCGCTCACACTGAGAGGAGGCTGCCAATGTATGGGCAATGGCCCGCATTGTCCAGGGACTCATGGATTTTGATAGTCAGGGGGTGGAAGCGCAGTGTTGTGTGACAGAAGGCACACCACTAGCTGCAAGTTGAAAATATCTTTATCCCAGCTCTCTGTCTTCAATTAATTAtccaatcctctgtccatgctaatGTACTCTTCCCAAGGGGTCTTACTTTATTTAGTAGACTTATATGCAGTACATTATCCAtcaccttttggaaatccaaatacgtTTCGCCTCCTGGTTCCTCTTTATCTACACGGtttattacctcctcaaagaatacaTTTGTAACTAAGTTTGTCAGGCATGGTTTTCTCTTcatgaatccatgttgactttgctTAGTTAAGCTATGCATTGCTACATGGAGGATGGTGGGTACCTGGAACGTGCTGTAATGAGAGTTGGTAGAAGCAGTTCTAATAGCAACATTTGAGAACAGACAGGGACTGGAGGgctatggaccatgtgcagggaGATGGGAATAGTTCGGAATGGTCAGCACAGAAAGCCTTTTCCTGTACCATACTGTTCTATGCTTTATGTTAAATACACTGCCATATAACCTTTACaatagattctagcattttcccaatcacagatgttaagctaactagaCTGtaatttcttgtttttttttgtctcccttGCTTTTTCATTTCTCTGGGACTTTTTCTCAGTCTAAGTATTCTTGGAAGATTACGCGCAGTACAGTTATTACCTCTGCAGTTACTTCTTTTAAAATCTAGGATGTAACCCACCAGGTTCAGGGAATATCTTGGCCCCATTGCGTTCCATTAGTTTCTCTAGTACTTTTGTTCTAGTGTTAATTATTGTGTCTATTTCCgcaccttccccccccactccctttttAGCCCTCTTGATAATTTTGGAATCCTATTAGCGTACTGCATAGTGAAGACTCATTCAATTACTCAACCATTTTCTGACTCTGCATGATTATTTGCCCAGATTCGTTTTCTAAGGTTCATATGTTCATTgttgcctctctctctttgtagATATTTAAAGAAACTCTCACTCTCCATTGTTATACTACTTGTCCATTTGCACTGCGGTTTATTTTGCTTCCTCATTTTCTTTCGGTCGTGTTTTGTTCGCTTTTAAAATCTTGCCACGCCTTTGATTTGCTAGTAATATTAACCACATTTTATGTGTTTATTTAATTGATACTTCCCTGGTTAACCATAGTCAGTTTATCCCCTTCCTTGAATCCTTATTCTGACTGCGATAAATCTTTGATGTTGAGGCATTCGCTGTTGAAATGGCTATCCCTATTCATCAACTGTCTTTTCTGCTAAATCACTTCCCAGTCCACTCGAACTAGCTctgccctcaatcccatgcttagGTTTATCAGTAATTTCTGAGCCAGGTTTCTCGTGCTCAGACTGAGTGCTGAATTCTGTCATTTCATAATCATTGAACCCTAGAGGATCTTTGATTCTAAGAGAATTCGTTAAACATGCCTCATTACCTGAACAGCCTGATCCCTGGTTAGATCCACAACATTTTGTTCCAGGAAACTCTCCCAAATACACTCTATCAATTCTTCCTCGTGACTACATCTGCCAATTTGATTTCTCAATCCACATGAAGATTAACGTCACCCTTGATCAATGCCAATCTTACCTTTTGATTTATTCTCCATCCTACAGAACAGCTAATGTTTGGGGGCCAGTAGACACTCCCACTAGTATTTTCTTACCCTTGTTATTTCTACAACATCCATTCCAAATTCATTTCATGCTAACATACTAAGTCCATAATCGTACTAACCTGCTCCAACCCAGTGGAGTTATCATTGATGCTATCAGGCAGCAAGATAATCATGCTTAGCTCATTTTGGATGTACGGGAGTTCTAGAACTTTGGTTTGGAGTTCCTCAATATAACCCAAGTAAAATTCTTCTTCCTGGAACATCATGTTTATTGGCTTGGATTCTTTCTGAGAAGAAAGTTATGAATTATTAACATCTGTGTAAACTTGACAGAGTAAAAGATATAAAATTATAATAAATGAAATATTATCGCCAAAGGAACTTACCTTGTTTAGCCAGAACGATTTTACATATGTCTTATTTTCAGTAAATTTGCTGCTCCACTGCCCCTTAAAGTAGATAGCATTTACAAGAGCAAGTTTTGTGTTGTGAGTAATACTTCTCTCTGGCAGAATGTTCTGGATTTTACCTAAATCAGAGCACAGAAATGAACAACTTCAATTTAGCAAGGTGAAGTATAATACTTAAAACAGCATTATATTTGCAGCTGACAATTCTGATACTAACATGCTATAAATGTTAacttgcacggtggctcagtggttagcattgctgcctcacagcaccagagacccaggtttgattctaaccttaggtgactgactctgtggagtttgcactttctccccatgtctgcgtgggtttcctccgggtgctctggtttcctcccacaatccaaagatgtgcaggtcaggtgatttggccatgctaaattgcacacagtgttcagggatgtgcaggttaggtgcattagtcaggggtaaatgtagggtaatagtgtctgggtgggttactcttcagagggtcggtgtggacttgttgggccgaagggcctatttccatactgtagggattctattctattctaaatcACAGCAATGGCCTATTTGCGTACGGTGTCTTCCAGGGTTTAATGTTTTGCTCAGATTGATCAGATGGAATTGTGCATTTTGACCCAAACTCATTACAAACCCCTGGAGGTAAATTTAATTAAATAGTTGCAGTAGTGAGGTCATACGGTTTAATATCTCCATATTTTAAAAATCACCCTTACCGAGTTAATTAATATaatatattttacttagatcatgGGCTAATTAGTATAAGTTGAATATGGACTTCACTaatttaacaaaaacagaagttgctggaaaagctcagcagatttaGCAGGCTCTGAGGacagaaaccagagttaacatttcagttccAGTAACCATTCCCCAGAACTGATGGTAACCGGGAAGAAGTTGGTTTTTATGCATAAGATAGCATGGAGAGAATGCTTAAGGAGTAAACAACATGGGGAGATAGAgttcaaagagagagaaaaacagttggacagataaAGAAGTGACTAATGATCAGTCTAGGGGAATGAATAGCTACGATTCATTGGGGACTATTAGTGGCAACaatgtgtaatagcagaccatgtgataacaaggcctgatgtgtcaggattggggtaaggacatgggagaaggtgcctcaaaccctgaaattattgaactcagtgttgagtccatAACGTTATAGAGGGCCCGATggaaaatgaaatgctgttcttCCATATTGCGTTGAActcactggagcattgcagcaaacctgagagagagatgttggcCAAGGAACAAGGTGAGGTATTGAAGTGGCAGCAACATGAaagtcagggtcttttttgcagacagACTGTAGGTAGTctacaaagtggtcacccagtcttgGCTCCACTTACCCagtggagaccacattgtgaacagtgaatgcagtagactagattatatgaagtgcaggtaaagcgcTGCTTCACATGGAAGGTGCATTTAGGTCCTTGGATACTGAAGAGGTAAATGGGctggtgttacaccttctgcagttagtgtcatagagatgtacaacacaaatACAGACCCTTTTGACCAACTCATCCAGATATCCcagattaatctagtcccatttgcaagcatttggtgcatatccctctaaaacttatctattcatatacccatctagatgccttgtaagtgttgtaattgtaccagcttcctctgcccttaggtcccttttaaatctttcccctctcaccttaaacacctctaattttggactcccccaccccagggaaaataccttgtatttttaccctatccatgcccaccatgattttataaactcctgtcaaaTGAAGGTAGGAGTGTCGTGatgaatggtaaggccttaaggtgtgtagtggaacagagggaccttggagttcaggtgcacggttctctgaaagaggagtaacaggtagacagggcagtgaagaaggattttggcacactggccttcatcagtcaataCACATAGTAAAGAAGCTGGGAAGTGATgtttggtgaggctgcacttggagtattgtgttcagttttggtcactttgctatAGAATGaaagttattaaactggaaagaatgcagaacaaattttcaaggatgttgcaaggacaAGATAGAATGGGATGGTAGGTGAAGACAAGGTGGATCCTATTGCAgttgtgggaggggagggggttggtGAGTACTTAAGTGCATGAAATGTGTCAGACCCAGCTGAGGGCTCCGTTAACCATGGTGCTGGTtgtggaagaaggtggacattttagCGCTCCCCTTTTCAAAGTTGGCATCATCGGAACAAATGTGGCAGAAATGTCAAAACGGGGTAAAAGGAATAGAatttttacaggaagcagggcaTGAGGATGTGTGGTCAAaataactgtgggagtcagttgattTGGAATGGATATTGttggccagcctatccccagaaaatAGAAACAGGGATGTCTAGGGAGGGAAGcaaggagtcagagatggaccatgTGAGAGCAGTATGGAAACTGGAGCTTGGGGGCAGTGAGGGGTGTTGGTCACCGGATGAAGTGAGGTTAGTGACCGTAGTGAGCATATGGCCTGATGTTTTCCATGGTGACGTCATGGTTCAGGAGGAGCGAGGAAGAGGTCCTTACAGCTGCTAATCAGTCTCTGTATGGAGAGGTCAGCACGCAAGACAACATCACCACTCGTGTCAGCAGGCTTAATtacaaagtcagggttggatctgagagcaCGGAGTGCAGTCAGTTCATGGGGAGAGAGGTTGGCATTAGTGAGGTTGGGTAGAGAAAATGAGGCGACCAAAGTCACATTGACAGTTCTCAATTTATAATCTGTCTCAACCCCTCTCAATATTATACACCCCAATTCAGTTACCCTTCAGCCTCCTCAGTTCCAAAGAAAATACTCCAATTTATCCAAGCTTTTTTTTGTCACGAAGTGTTCTaatcttggcaacatctttgtaaatcatcTGTGCACTCTTTCAGTGCAATCATATCTTTCCAGTTTCTTGTTTACAGCTGGAGCCAAGTGTAGCCTGACTCAGGTTACATACAGTTCCAGGATAACCTCCTTGCCTTTGTAACTTAAACCTCAGCTATTAAAGAAAATCATGCTACATGCCTCCTTAACCAGTTTATTGAACTGTCCTGCTATCTTAAAAAGAATGCATTCTTCgtctttttgtttttgtttttattagattagattagattagattacttacagtgtggaaacaggcccttcggcccaacaagtccacaccgccccgccgaagcgtaacccacccatacccctacatctacatttaccccttacctaacactatgggcaatttagcatggccaattcacctggcctgcacatctttggagtgtgggaggaaaccggagcacccggaggaaacccacgcagacacggggagaacgtgcaaactccacacagtcagtcgcctgaggcgggaattgaacccgggtctcaggcgctgtgaggcagcagtgctaaccactgtgccaccgtgccgcccaaaatttCCAATTTTGGAAAACCAAATTTTCCAATCAACcttttcagagatattattatatACTTCTGTaacaggtgggatttgaagctGGGCCTCCCAGTCAATAAGTAGGGGCACTACTGCTGTACCACAAGAAGGCCCTTATAGGACAGCAGTTATGGTTTAATTTTTAAAGTCAGTGCAGCTGATTCATATTACTTTTGATTTTAATAGTTTGTAATTACTTCTCCTCTAGTCTAATTCAAATAAGTCATACAAATATCAAATATAAATTACCTTCAGTCCTGTTGTCTACCCAAGAATTGATCTCTTTTCTGGCAGCTTCTGGCTGACTTTGAAAACTAACAGCAGCCAATTGTGAATCATAGAATTttgatgcagagttttggaatgtctgaaaaaaaaaatgaccATCAATGATAATGTCACTTTAAGTACAAATGGGAAAATGTTTACTTCTCGACAAGAGAACCATTAGAGCATAGGTAAActtaaaatgaatttaaaaagatCTGCTCATGGGCTGAAACTAAGAGAAGGCAACTGGACCACTTCATATGTTGTATGTTCGACATAATTCAATGCTATACACAGACAACTGAATGAATTCTGATCTACATTTTAGCAAAGAAACTAAAGGTTCAGAAACATTTGGCTTGAGTTTTGTTTATAAAAAGggtaggttcaagtcccacctgtttcaAAGACAGATCACCACATGTCTGAATGGGTTAATTAATGATATTTGTAAACTCAACGCTGTATATACTGACTTCTTTTGACTTCATGAAATACTACAGCTAAAATAATGATTTGGATTGCTTAATATAACAGATGCCATTATTGACAACCAGATTTTTGAAACAAACTTTTGCATACCACAACACTGCATTGTCCATACAAATACCAATACCACATCCTGTTTACAACATCAAGCCCCCTGGGAAAGCAAAGGGATCCACATTCAACCAGGAGTTCTGCAATCTGAATCAATTGTACATCCTTTCATCATATCAAAACATTGATATCATTGTGCAATACTTTTCACATGTATCATTCAGGCAGTAAAATTAATGGAATGGAAATTATAGAAAGGAGCTTTGTGGTGAGTATATTTCAGGACCAACTTAAAATATGGAAATTAAAGTTGCATGGTGATGTGCAGCATCTATGAAGGTCTCCAGGTCCCCAAACTTAGGCTTGCAAAATCACACACAGTGCCAATAGGACTTGCAACTGTCCAAATGGCTGCAAACAAGACATGACAAAAGAAACATTTAGCACTTACATAAGCATATACTCGCTGAAATTATGATTGAAATAGATTTGTGGTGCAGCGTGACCCTTGAGGACTTCTACTGAAAAATGTGCCAGGGACCTCAAGACTTATGGTGTACACCCTGTTGTTCTAATGACTGAACGTTTCCTACAGTAGTTCAAATGATATCTTGGAACTCCACATCAGTACAGTATCATGGTCTACTGGTGTAGCCTATATATATGAGGATCTTTCCATGGAATTGGTTTTAATGGCAAGTTTGATAAAAGTATGAAAGATTAAGGAAGCTTACATTCCAGTATTTATTAATGCTAACTAAAATACGTACCAGAAATTTGGGCTAATGCCACACATAATTTTAGAATCTTAGAAACCCTTCAGTGTGCAAGCAGGACATTCGGTCCATCGTGTCCACACCAACCGtacaaagagcatctcacctagACCCTCCACCACCCCTACAACCCTGCATGTCCCATGGCGAATCGAGTTAACCTGCACATGCAAGGCACTatcggtaatttagcacggccaatccacctaagctgcacatgcTCTGACTGTAGGAGAAAACTAGAGCacacagagaaaacccatgcagacatgggaagaaggTACAAACTCCaaactggtccctggcactgtgaggcagccatgcttacaactgtgccaccgtgccgcccctgttTTCTGTTCATTGACTTAAATAGTCAGAAAAATGATGCACAGAATGTACTAAAACTGACATCTGCTCTCCTGTGCATGGACCTGAAGTGTCATTAGTAAATGTTAAAAACTGCATGCTTCAGAAGAACAGAATGTGAAAAAGATACAGTTCAATATATAAAGGCTCAAGCTTTCTTATCCCTAAAGCATTAGTTAACTTGGAAGTAGTATTTGCAACAAATTCAGGTGTAAGAATGAATTGAACTGGTTGTTCTCATtttgagattagattacctacacagtgtggaaacaggccttttggcccaaccagtccacactgaacctctgaagagtaacccacccagacccacttccctctgactaatgcacctatcactacgggcaatttagcatggccaattcacctgacctgcacatctttcgaattgtgggaggaaagcggagcacccggaggaaacccacgcagacacggagagaatgtgcaaactccacacagacaatcacctgaggctggaatcgaacctggaaccctggtgctgtgaggcagcagtgctaaccactgagccaacgtgctgcctCACATTTTGTGATTTGTTATTTTACCTACAACAAAACATTGTTATTATGTTTATATTGTTTTGCAATAATTTTACACAATTGTTGGAAATGGTGTATCATGTCCAGTAGGTGTGACCAATTTTCATCATTCTGATCTTACTTTGAGAAATGTGTGTGTTTCCTCTCCAAATAGACGGTTAGCCAATTTCAGCAGATAAGGTTTGTCACGGTCATTGATACCAGCCATCAACTCCTTGAATTTTGGATGGACATCTTCATCTGTGTCAAAATGCAGAACCTGTTGttatggaaataaaaataaagatgTGAATCTAGAGGGCTTAAATCTATTGACCTGAACCTCCCCAAAACATCTGACCAAATATATAGAGAACCAACTAGCTTAGTTGCTAAAATGGGATtgtttttcatcttgcactcatcaggattgTGACACAAGAAAACCACATTTCAAAAGGGAGCACAATCTCATTCAGCATGAGAAGatggtgctgattggttggaccATAGTTGGCATGGCAATACAGAAGGAATTGTTAAGTAATTCTTGGCTACTTAATCTCAGATCAACT
The nucleotide sequence above comes from Chiloscyllium punctatum isolate Juve2018m chromosome 8, sChiPun1.3, whole genome shotgun sequence. Encoded proteins:
- the LOC140480384 gene encoding leukocyte elastase inhibitor-like isoform X2; the encoded protein is MAGINDRDKPYLLKLANRLFGEETHTFLKTFQNSASKFYDSQLAAVSFQSQPEAARKEINSWVDNRTEGKIQNILPERSITHNTKLALVNAIYFKGQWSSKFTENKTYVKSFWLNKKESKPINMMFQEEEFYLGYIEELQTKVLELPYIQNELSMIILLPDSINDNSTGLEQLEQTLTYENLLLWTNQANMMKIKVRVHLPRFKLEDQFNLKDVLSAMGMTEAFDQVKANFTGMSETNNLFLSNVFHKSFVEVNEEGTEAAAGSAALISNRSLPLETEFLVDHPFLFFIKHNKSESILFFGCFSSPGDEVRGYKGAQQMTQQVQRCK